From Rhododendron vialii isolate Sample 1 chromosome 7a, ASM3025357v1:
TTTTACATTTCTTTTGACCtcattttcttgttaaccaaCGTTTTTATATTCTTGTTTCTCCTCTATCCTCTGTCTTGCCGGTGTAGGATTGATGGTTTTATTGTTTGTACAAAATTCTGCTGCAGTAACTGCAATTTTGGGCATGCTCACCGCTGTTAACGAACATATAATCAGTACAACTCCAACCCAGATACATACAGGTTCAGAGCCCCCTTCCTTCCCTTACTCCTTGTGCATTACTTTGCTAAAAGATTTGGAAACATTGGTCGAAGTAGCTGCACAACATTTCTTTGGTGAGGATAAAAAGTGGAATTTTATTGCTGCTACAGAGGCTACCAAGTAAGTGTAGTATCACCATTAGGTACTTTCACTTTTCTGGATGTTGCTATTTTGTTAATTTGGCTAATATGTGGTTATTAATTAATTACAGGGCGTTAGTTAGGCTAGCTTTGTTTCGGAACAGTGGATACAAGATGCTTTTACATGGAGGAGAGATACCTAATGTTGAAAAGAGTTCAGAGGCTTTAGATCCTCAACATAGATTTGGTCATTTGTGTAAGCCCAAAGCGCATCAAGGGCCTGGTAATTTAAATAATTATCATGAGAAGAATCCCTGGAATCTTGAAGGAAGAGCACTGTCTGCCTTAAGCAGGTTCGGAGAAAAAGCTAAGATGGTTTCAGAGCCAACATGGTTGCAGAGAGTTCAACACCAACATGCAATCATGGAGCCTCCACGTAATTATTTCTTTCACGTCTCATTGCTTATTTGAGAATCTAAGTAATCTTTGGTTATGAGTTTGATTTGCTAAAATTTTGTATGTTGTCATTACAGTTACGGTGGTTCAGAGACCCACCCTTTCCAGTATCTTGGCCGAGAAAGGTCTTTGTGGGGCTTTATTTGTGATGGGGGAGGTGATGTTCATTACAAGACCACTTATTTATGTCCTATTGATAAGGAAGTATGGGATTCGGTCATGGTTTCCTTGGTGTATTTCCCTGGCTATTGACGTTACTGGAATGGGCATCCTTTCGTCTGTTACAATGTCAAGGCATGGAAGGAAAGATCAACAGCTTCATCTCTCTGACCAAGAAAAGGATGAGGTTAGGGTTCTTGAAATGTATCGCATGTTAAGAATTTTGATGCATCTCTCACTGTGCAGAGTTTAATGGCAATTTTATCTTCCTAGTGCCTTTTCTCTCTTGGTTATTTCCTCGTCACTCTATATTTGGTGTTTATCTGTTAGTTTTGGTAGGTTGAATTTAAGTAGGAATGGGTCTAATCGTGGAGCCCTAGAACTCAATATGACATGCATGAATTTGGTTGTTCTTTGCAAATTGAGATTCAGATACGATATTTTCAGAACATTTGCGTGgcgaattttttattttttgaaacgtTCCCCATATTTTTGAATTGGCTAgtattgtatttttatttttttattttttcattttctcaaagtttTGGTGGGTtagaagaaagacaaaaatggaAATGAACCCTGTTTCGACTTATTTTAGCCATTTGTAGTAGTCTTTGATTCAATAAACAGGGAAACAAATTGAAGTTCCTTGCTTTCTCTTTCTTGTAGAGAGGTTGTGAAGGCTTATGCTTTCACTAAACACTTGTACTGTGGTGATCATGTATTGAGTACCATATATGGGTACCATGTGATGTGTCACAAATGTATTGGTTGAATGTCCTCATTTGTCATGAAGCACATTCTACCAATGCAATAATGACACATCATATGGTACCCAAAACATGGTCACCAAATGTGGTCACCATTGCATTGCTCTTTACTTGATCTACTTGAATTTTATGTTAGAAGCCAAGTCAAATTCTCCAAAGCACCTCTAGTTTAACCGTACTCAATACTACTGCGGTACCACACAATGAATTGTTTCACCCTCCACAGTATCTAAAAAAAGGGCAAACCCAGTGCACGAGGCTCTCGCCATTGTGGGGTCTGGAGAAGGGTTGATGCACGCAGTCTTACCCCTTGCAAGCAGAGAGGCTGTTTCCGCGACTCAAACCCGTGACCTTCAGGTCACAATGGCGTAACTTTACCGTTGTGTCAGGCCCGCCCTTCAACTCCCGCAATAGGAGTGCAACCTTATTGAGATTTTAGTAAGTTATACAGAAGTGGACACCCCCATGGCCTTTTTAGAAGAGATTTAGCTTCTCCCAACGAATGACTGACATCCAATTCTTCCTTTTCTGACGGTATAAAAAAGGTGATGTTCTTGACTGTAAAATAGACCGACTGCATAAAAATGTCCTTAGAGTGCTTCAGTTCGAGTTTGGCTTGGGAACAAGTTTCTGTTTTCCAGTCCATTACTTGATCGATTGACTTGATGCTACTATGTTGATACAGTTGAGAAGGCGGAAGCTGTTGTGGGCACTTTACCTCATGAGAGACCCATTCTTTGACAAGTATACACGGTAGTTATGCGTTTTTTAAGGAACTCGGTTGAATCCTcatttggagagagagggagagagcacGTACACTGATGAATGTTAAATGTTTCAGGAAAAAACTTGAAAGCACGGAGAGATTACTAGAACCTGTTCCTATTATTGGGATTCTTACAGGTAGGTTTAACACTTCGTTTAGAAATTCAGTGTTGTGTAGCTTGTGCCACTTTTGTCATGTTTCCTTTAGTTGTACTCCAGTTAATTCTgactttgatttgtttgtctatttaCTATCTCTAAATCTGCAGCAAAAGTTATGGAGCTCATCACAGGAGCTCAAACACGGTACACTTACATGTCCGGCTCATGATAGCGAAATATGTTCTTCACCTTTCCAAGTGAAGTATTTCCCAGCGGTAAAAGCTTTATCTGGATTCATTATGTGATTATAACATGTCATTGGTGTATGTATCAAATTTTGTCTGGAATCCATAGTAAAATTGAAGTCTACTCAATATCAGTGTTCTAAACGTGTACACTGGCATAGTGGCATAGAAATGCATCGCCATTataaaacctctctctctctctctcttgatacATTTTGGCTGGCTCTAGATATATAAATGTGCATACGTCTCCATTCACGCCGTGTCTTGTCTTCTATTGAAGCTAAATGTGCATACGTCCCCATTCACGCCGTGTCTTGTCTTCTATTGAAGCTAAGAGAATGGGTTTTGGCGTATGGATAGAATATGTGGCTTTAGTCTTGATTCTACTGTACGGTTTTAGTGGTGTGGCAAACTTATAAACACATTGTAACTGCGATGCCATCGAAAATggtttttgataatttttcttttgggcAAGTCCAAATCGAGTTGTTTATGAGTCATTCATTACTTTTGTTGcagaattgaagaaaagggacACAGAGATCCGAAAGCAAAATCGTGCAGAATATTGGAGCTTTTGTAAAAGCTGGATAGACTCCACTTCCGCAGCCAGTTTTTTCCTGCCCCTGCATGCTTGATGcttttgttattgtttttttttaatgtatttgcTGTAAACAGCATGAATAATCAATACCAGTGAGTTCTTGTTACCTGCGACGTAAAATGTTGTGTAGTGATGGTAAGGTTTTTGTTTCGGGACCGGTGTGTTCTTTGTACTAGTTTGTTTACGGTTATGAATATATTTCTCTTTCCTCTGAAAAACACTCGACAACACCGGTCTCGGATCTGGTTCTGGTTCGAGTCATCTTGTTGGAAGATGCAGCATTCTCTATTCCCCATTGTTAGAAGAAAGGGTAAAATGTGTCGATGGTCGCTACCCTATGGAAAAAATAgaagtttttgtttggtaatGTATCAATTTCTGTATCGATTGCTTGTCActatgcggatcaaaaaaaaaagattgcttGTCACTAGAGGAACATAAAgagccaaaatttcaaaaaaaaattgtgtttgctATTTTAATCTTAATTTctttaattgaaaaaaatttgaaaagttgaatgtttcaataaaatttaggAATCAGCTCCTCTTCATGGAGACCATCCAGTTGGCATGTTTCTGGGGCTTTTCTAGGTCtattttatgatccaaaccgtccaTATTAGCACCGATTTGGCATCTATTTATCTCAAGACAAATGCATTTCGAATTTATATCAACTTGTGTCCAATCAACATCAACCTAATTTTTAACGGGATTAATATTATCGACAAGCTCTAAGTCGTGAATGATTTAGATTATCAAACTTGACCTTTAAAAGACCTACAAATTCAAGGGCGGAGGTAAATAGGGGGTGATGCCACCCCCTGTTCGgaagaacaatttttttaatactaaCGAAAGTCGATTTGGTACTTATCGGTACTAGAATAACATAGTTGAATCAAAAACTTTTTATGttcaacaaaaacaataaaactCAAGACAAAGCCAATTTTATAGTACACTTTCCCTTTGTATTTTTACGAAAAAACATGCAACAATGATTAGTGAACTTTCATGGAAAAGTGTCACCCTCTCGGCCAAATCCTGGCTCTGTCACTGCACAAAAATTGGCTAACTGGGCTTTGTAATTCATTTTCATGGACCGCGAGGATCCTCTTCCTTCTGACTATTAGcataatttggaaaaaaaaaacaactccttGTAGAGTGCCCTGCAAAGCTTATCCGAACTGTttatttcggcaatcaatgaactggattgaaaacaaactctttcaaaaaagagttaattttttctttcgtttttaATCCAGACCATTGAGAATACTTTGAACGGCTGTGGTGGTGAACTAAACTATAGCGCTTCTTTGGAGCATACTCGGATCTAGGGTGCCACTACTCCATCGTTGGACTAAAAAAGCGCCCCCCAAGAGCATTGAATATGGGTGGATATGGGTGGGGGAAGTGTTAGGGTGGGTAGAGAGGCCCACACAGGCAGGCACCAAAGACGAGTGGTCCCCCCATCCACGAACCAAGGCGAGAGAGAGGTGGTGGACCACCTTTGTGCAAGTGGGctcaatggtggtggtggtcacaGCCCTGGCCGAGCCCCCCAATACCATCGTGCGTGGCCTACGAGGCCGTGGGCCCCCACGACAAAGAATGGAAATTGAGCCCCCCTTTCCTTCCTTCAGACTGATGGAATTGGAATGGCCCATCCTACTCAACCATAACAAACTCTTTTATTACTACTAGTACCACTTGAGACTTGAGTGAGGCAAATTATTACTCCTACTTTGAGTTTTTTTCACGGGCCTTTACCACCGTACAGTCGTGTGAGTCCCATAATTAAGTGAAGGAATCCAAAAGGGAAATAACCTTGGGACGTGACCCAATAGTTGTGTAGCGCTCGTTTGGAGTGTGAGGTTTAAGATTCAACTCTTTCTAATAGGAGATTGGCCCTTGTAGTAATCCAACTTATACAAACAACTAACATTCTATATCGTCTATTGTCTCGGAACAAAAATCCAACGTAAATATTTAATGGTAGAGTGTGGACTAAGGGATCCTGCAGGGCTGTAGGGCGGTCGATTTGGCTTTCCGTTTTGGCGATGGACGGCTCAAAGCATAGAAGCTAGAATTAAATCCAAATCGTTGGCGTCAAAATGAACGATTAGATCGGTCT
This genomic window contains:
- the LOC131333579 gene encoding peroxisome biogenesis protein 16 isoform X2, which gives rise to MLTAVNEHIISTTPTQIHTGSEPPSFPYSLCITLLKDLETLVEVAAQHFFGEDKKWNFIAATEATKALVRLALFRNSGYKMLLHGGEIPNVEKSSEALDPQHRFGHLCKPKAHQGPGNLNNYHEKNPWNLEGRALSALSRFGEKAKMVSEPTWLQRVQHQHAIMEPPLTVVQRPTLSSILAEKGLCGALFVMGEVMFITRPLIYVLLIRKYGIRSWFPWCISLAIDVTGMGILSSVTMSRHGRKDQQLHLSDQEKDELRRRKLLWALYLMRDPFFDKYTRKKLESTERLLEPVPIIGILTAKVMELITGAQTRYTYMSGS
- the LOC131333579 gene encoding peroxisome biogenesis protein 16 isoform X1, encoding MEAYKTWVRRNKDYVHSLESLANGMTWLLPERFSESEIGPEAVTAILGMLTAVNEHIISTTPTQIHTGSEPPSFPYSLCITLLKDLETLVEVAAQHFFGEDKKWNFIAATEATKALVRLALFRNSGYKMLLHGGEIPNVEKSSEALDPQHRFGHLCKPKAHQGPGNLNNYHEKNPWNLEGRALSALSRFGEKAKMVSEPTWLQRVQHQHAIMEPPLTVVQRPTLSSILAEKGLCGALFVMGEVMFITRPLIYVLLIRKYGIRSWFPWCISLAIDVTGMGILSSVTMSRHGRKDQQLHLSDQEKDELRRRKLLWALYLMRDPFFDKYTRKKLESTERLLEPVPIIGILTAKVMELITGAQTRYTYMSGS